A genomic window from Helicobacter suis HS1 includes:
- a CDS encoding type II toxin-antitoxin system YafQ family toxin codes for MPEDRFLVLKLIVKRSFKKDRIRCLKNKKITEDKLSAMISKLQEQTPLEVKHKNHVLKQWKNCKECHIEPDLLLLYQIQNDTLILSKAVYT; via the coding sequence ATGCCAGAAGATCGATTTTTAGTGCTCAAACTCATTGTTAAAAGGTCTTTTAAAAAAGATCGCATAAGATGTCTTAAAAATAAGAAAATCACAGAAGATAAACTCAGTGCTATGATTTCTAAACTCCAAGAACAAACTCCATTAGAAGTAAAACATAAAAACCATGTTCTAAAACAATGGAAAAACTGTAAAGAATGCCATATCGAACCAGATCTGCTACTACTCTATCAAATACAAAATGATACACTTATTTTAAGTAAGGCTGTGTACACATAG
- a CDS encoding glycosyltransferase family 4 protein, whose amino-acid sequence MKKIVIDVTVLLEDLTGLGYYTLNLVQSLEKHFENRDDITIKLVAQDKLYNLAFFGSSAFFSGPVFFDSLTEFEQQHPLQDTNRVSEKLTQHAKPHILRRILGKIYRSVKKIIKESLPQGFYFLKYRYGMGFLFVKRCEALCNETFDLYIEPGFMTVPLRAKKILGAIHDLPLCDPQSWLMSKDDKARWEYYVQPRMSTYDSVVCFSEHVRADILKTFGFPNSKVHVIYHGLRDYKDTTPANLSPYLGEFILAVGAGSARKNVKRLVEAFQLLPQEIQQRYKVVFTGPGIKAGSCVGIEHCGIKPHSFIISLGYVSDSLLRTLYAHARVLWWGSLAEGFGWPMLEAMQAGCVVLASNVSCMPEILGDAGVYCDPYNVQDIAKQLEKALTDKELREQCIKNGLERVKKFDSHKNMQRHMEIIDEMLGFV is encoded by the coding sequence TTGAAAAAGATTGTAATCGATGTAACCGTCCTTTTAGAAGATCTGACAGGTCTTGGGTACTATACTCTGAATTTAGTTCAATCTTTAGAGAAGCATTTTGAAAATAGAGATGATATAACAATCAAGCTTGTTGCCCAAGACAAGCTTTATAATCTCGCATTTTTTGGTAGTTCTGCGTTTTTTAGTGGCCCTGTGTTTTTTGATAGTCTCACAGAATTTGAGCAGCAACATCCCCTGCAAGACACTAATCGCGTTTCTGAAAAATTAACCCAACATGCCAAGCCACACATTTTGAGGCGCATTCTGGGTAAAATTTATCGCTCTGTTAAAAAAATCATTAAAGAATCATTACCACAGGGATTTTATTTTTTGAAGTATCGTTATGGTATGGGGTTTTTGTTTGTAAAGCGTTGCGAGGCCCTTTGTAATGAGACTTTTGACCTCTATATTGAACCGGGGTTTATGACTGTCCCTCTTAGGGCTAAGAAAATCTTAGGAGCTATCCACGATTTACCCTTATGCGATCCACAAAGCTGGTTAATGTCTAAAGATGATAAAGCCCGTTGGGAATACTATGTTCAGCCCAGAATGTCTACCTATGACTCAGTGGTTTGTTTTAGCGAGCATGTCAGAGCAGACATTCTTAAAACATTTGGATTTCCCAATTCTAAGGTACATGTCATCTACCATGGGCTTAGAGATTATAAAGATACCACTCCTGCAAATCTATCACCTTATCTAGGAGAGTTTATTTTAGCAGTTGGTGCTGGATCAGCACGCAAGAATGTGAAAAGACTAGTAGAAGCGTTCCAATTATTGCCACAGGAAATACAGCAGCGCTATAAAGTGGTGTTCACAGGACCGGGTATAAAAGCGGGTTCATGTGTGGGGATAGAGCATTGTGGGATAAAACCACATAGTTTTATCATTAGTCTAGGTTACGTCTCTGATTCTTTGTTGCGCACTCTTTATGCCCATGCCCGTGTTTTGTGGTGGGGAAGTCTGGCTGAAGGTTTTGGTTGGCCCATGCTAGAGGCCATGCAGGCTGGGTGCGTGGTGTTGGCTAGCAATGTCTCTTGCATGCCAGAAATTCTAGGGGATGCAGGGGTTTACTGCGATCCTTATAATGTCCAAGACATTGCAAAGCAATTGGAAAAAGCCCTCACAGATAAAGAACTAAGAGAGCAATGCATCAAAAATGGCTTAGAGCGTGTTAAAAAATTTGATTCTCACAAGAACATGCAAAGGCATATGGAGATTATTGATGAGATGCTAGGGTTTGTGTAA
- a CDS encoding glycosyltransferase family 9 protein, which yields MEVFLRILFKIWYYLCQLAEKVFFLLSFAMVWVLHKIKKPRIRPKTLLLIKLDAIGDYVLFRNFLQPLREAYAGYEITFLCNADFLEIVHAYDRSCVDHIIPVDMHKWYRVYALFYRPKMLYLLNQQGYEIVIVPTYHRFPHRDDYLVRLIHAQHKIGSKGLELTRQWHKATENLRPCDMAYTTLLDTTPEELFEFERNKEFFSQLLQRPLTEIQLHLPTLPANNSLSLPMSYGVFFLGASDPRRKWALASWVALAKKSLLHSQLCYVGPKRKS from the coding sequence TTGGAAGTTTTTCTTAGAATACTTTTTAAAATATGGTATTATCTGTGTCAATTAGCAGAAAAAGTATTTTTCCTCTTGAGTTTTGCTATGGTGTGGGTTTTGCACAAAATCAAAAAGCCAAGAATTCGCCCAAAAACCTTGCTGTTGATCAAGCTTGATGCAATAGGCGATTATGTATTGTTCAGAAATTTTTTACAACCTCTAAGAGAAGCTTATGCTGGTTATGAGATCACTTTTTTGTGTAATGCAGACTTCTTAGAAATTGTCCATGCTTATGATAGATCTTGTGTGGATCACATCATACCCGTGGATATGCACAAGTGGTATCGGGTATACGCCTTATTTTATCGCCCCAAGATGCTGTATTTATTAAACCAGCAAGGCTATGAAATTGTGATTGTCCCTACATACCACCGCTTTCCTCACAGAGATGACTATTTGGTCAGGCTTATCCATGCCCAACATAAAATTGGCTCTAAGGGACTTGAGTTAACCAGACAATGGCATAAAGCTACAGAGAATCTAAGGCCGTGCGACATGGCCTACACCACTTTATTAGACACCACTCCGGAGGAGCTGTTTGAATTTGAGCGCAATAAAGAGTTTTTTAGCCAATTATTGCAACGACCCCTTACAGAAATCCAACTCCATCTCCCTACATTGCCAGCTAATAACTCTCTCTCTTTGCCAATGAGCTATGGTGTCTTCTTTTTAGGTGCATCCGATCCAAGGAGAAAGTGGGCTCTTGCTTCTTGGGTTGCCCTAGCAAAAAAATCTCTCCTGCATTCTCAATTGTGCTATGTGGGTCCAAAAAGGAAGTCTTAG
- a CDS encoding glycosyltransferase family 9 protein — translation MLCGSKKEVLDALQIIDSVPEAINLAGKTTWIELFHVLSKASFIVSNETAIPHFSVALGLGPVFVISNANTLKRFVPYPEYMNANYHVIYHPKVEALLQTSHGFGRCIEIYGYCGMLDLRIPHPQFSQRVADKMAIANPDFIKDT, via the coding sequence GTGCTATGTGGGTCCAAAAAGGAAGTCTTAGATGCCCTGCAGATTATAGACAGTGTTCCTGAGGCAATTAATTTAGCGGGCAAGACCACTTGGATTGAACTCTTTCATGTGCTCTCTAAAGCATCCTTTATTGTCTCCAATGAAACGGCAATCCCTCATTTTAGTGTGGCTTTGGGTCTAGGACCTGTTTTTGTCATTAGTAATGCCAACACTCTCAAGCGCTTTGTGCCCTATCCTGAGTACATGAACGCTAATTACCATGTTATCTATCATCCCAAAGTTGAAGCGCTTTTACAAACCTCTCATGGTTTTGGGCGTTGCATAGAAATTTACGGTTATTGTGGAATGCTAGATTTACGGATTCCTCACCCGCAGTTTTCCCAAAGGGTGGCTGATAAAATGGCCATAGCCAACCCTGATTTTATCAAGGACACTTGA